Within Candidatus Acidiferrales bacterium, the genomic segment CAAAATTTTCTGTCACCGCTTCGATGATCAAATCGCAGCCCGCCACGTCAGAGAGTTGCGTTGTGCCCTTGAGCCGTCCCAGCGCGGCCGCCTTGGCTTCCGCCGAAAGAATGCCCTTGTCCACCTGGCGTTGCAGATTTTTCTCAATCGCTTTCAAACCCTTGTCGATTAATTCCTGGCTTACTTCACGAACCACAACCGGATAGCCGGCCGCCGCCGCAATGTGAGCGATGCCGCTGCCCATCAGCCCGCAACCGACCACCCCTACTTTTTGAATCTCCACAGGATGCCTCCTCCCGAAGCCTCGGGATGAAAGGATCGGCAGGAATCGAGTTTTTGAGCCCGACCTGTCGCGACTTTCAGCTTCCGGTTCCGTTCCTGCTGATTTCCCAAGATGCCCGCCTCGCACCCGGCGGTGTGCGGCCTCCCTTCCCGCATCGCTCAGGACCGGGCAGATTCAGTGGGAACGGCATTAGGACAGCGATTCCACAAGCACGGCGATTCCCTGGCCGCCGCCGATGCAAGCGGTGGCGAGGCCGTAGCGCGCGTTGCGCCGGCGCAATTCATGGAGCAGCGTCAGAACCAGTCGCGTACCGGTAGCGCCCAGCGGATGCCCCAGGGCAATGGCTCCGCCATTGACATTGGTCTTGTCGCGGTCGAGGCCCAGTTCTTTCTCGACCGCCAAATATTGCGGCGCGAACGCTTCGTTTACTTCCACGAGAGCGATGTCTTCGAGTCTCAGGCCGGCTTTCTGGAGCACGGCGCGCGTAGCCGGAACCGGCCCTATTCCCATGATCCGCGGCTCCACGCCCGCCACCGCCCAATTCACCAGCCGCCCCAAGGGCTTCAGGCCGCGCTCCTGGGCATGCCGGGCGGTGGTCAATACCACCGCCGCGCCGCCATCCACAATCCCGCTGGCGTTGCCCGCCGTCACAAGACCATCTTTTCGGAAAGCCGGCGGCAGGGTTCGCAAACCCTCGAGCGTTGTCTGGGGTCGCCGGTGGTCGTCCTCGCTGAACCAGGTGGTCGTTTTCCCGCTCTTGATCTCAACCGGCACCAGTTCATCTTTCAGCCGGCAAGCTTTGTAGGCGGCATCGGCGGCCTGCTGGCTGCGGAGCGCGTACTCGTCGGAAGCCTCGCGGGTGATGCCCCACTGCTTGGCGCAATTGTCGGCGGTATCGGCCATGGTGAAGCCGCAGTAAGTATCGAGCAGCGCCGCCATGAGCGAGTCTTCCAGCTTTCCCTCGCCCAGCCGCAGACCCGAACGCGCGCCGCGGATCACGTGGGGCGCCTGGCTCATGGATTCCATCCCGCCGGCGAGCACGATTTTCGCTTCGCCAAGAAGCATCATCTGCGCCGCGGTGACAATCGACTGCATGC encodes:
- a CDS encoding acetyl-CoA C-acetyltransferase — encoded protein: VIVAGARTPMGRYLGALKDFTAMELGAIAGREAIRRSGIEPEAFDHVVFGNALQTSADALYGARHVGLKAGLRVETPALTVNRLCGSGMQSIVTAAQMMLLGEAKIVLAGGMESMSQAPHVIRGARSGLRLGEGKLEDSLMAALLDTYCGFTMADTADNCAKQWGITREASDEYALRSQQAADAAYKACRLKDELVPVEIKSGKTTTWFSEDDHRRPQTTLEGLRTLPPAFRKDGLVTAGNASGIVDGGAAVVLTTARHAQERGLKPLGRLVNWAVAGVEPRIMGIGPVPATRAVLQKAGLRLEDIALVEVNEAFAPQYLAVEKELGLDRDKTNVNGGAIALGHPLGATGTRLVLTLLHELRRRNARYGLATACIGGGQGIAVLVESLS